Part of the Bacteriovorax stolpii genome, ATTATCTTCGCTTCAGTTACTCCTGACGTAAAACTTCCAAACTCGGCCTGTATTCTTCAAGTAAAACTGGGAATCACAAACAACTGTACTTGTCTCGACATCTCGGTTGCCTGCTCGGGATTTGTTTACGGTGTAAACATGGCCAACTCATTCATCAAAACAGGACTGGCAAAAAATGTTCTGGTTGTTGGATCGGAAATGCTTTCTCGCGAAGTAAACTGGAAAGACAGAAACTCATGCATCCTTTTCGGGGATGGATGTGGCGTAGCAATCGTTGGTCGCGCTGAAGAAGGTTCTGAATCAAAAGTTTTAGCAAGCATCCTGAACTCTGATGGGACTGGTGGAGAATTCTTCGATCAGCCAATCGGAGGAGCAGTTGCACCTATTACTGCTGAACATATTGCCGAAGGATCTCACTTCATGCAGATGAAAGGGAAAGAAATGTTTAAAGTCGCGACAAGAACTCTTGCTGAAAACGCTCGATCAGTTCTTGAAATGGCCGGCATGACAAAAGAGCAAGTCAACTGGGTTGTCCCTCACCAGGCCAATATCAGAATCATCGAAACCACTGCTAACCTTCTTGATGTGAGCATGGAAAAGATGATCGTTAACATCGATAAATACGGAAACACTTCTGCTGCAACTGTGCCTATCGCTTTCCACGAAGCGATCGCTGATGGACGCATTAAGCGCGGAGACATTGTTTTATTCGACGCCTTTGGAGCAGGATTAACTGCCGGCGCGACATTATTAAGATACTAAAACAAAGGCTAATGAATGGGGATTAAATCAGTCACACTACTTTTTCCAGGACAAGGTTCGCAATACGTTGGAATGGGAAAAAACCTGGACCAGGCACTTTTTGAGAAAGGAAATGAGATTTTAGGGTACGACCTTAAAAAACTTATGCACGAAGGGCCAGAAGAAGAACTGAAACTGACTCACAACACTCAACCAGCAATTCTAAAACACTCAGTTGCGCTTTATAACCAACTGGACACACTTCTAAAAAAATACGACGTAAAAGTAGACCGCGTTCTTGGCCACTCTGTGGGCGAGTACGCTGCTCTTGTTGTTGCAGGCGTTCTTTCTCCTTACGATGCCATTCATGCTGTTCACCTTCGCGGGAAATACATGCAGGAAGCGGTACCTGTCGGGAAAGGAAAAATGTTTGCGATTCTAAAAGTTCCCGCAAATGTTGTTGAAGAAGCTTGTAAGGCGGCTTCAAAACCAGGTTCTGAAGTTATGCCAGCAAACTTCAACGACCCTTCTCAGATTGTTATCTCGGGAGAAAGTGAAGCTTGTGCGCGCGCTGTGGCCTGGCTTGCTGAAAATTTCAAAGAAGCTCACAGAGCAATGGAGCTAAACGTATCGGCACCATTTCACTCTTCTCTTATGAAACCAGCTGCTGATCAGTTAAAAGCGGCCTTCGAAAAATTTAAATGGCACGAAAACAAGATTCCATACATCGCCAACATCGATGCAACGGAATACGCTGCTGGAACAAATCCTGAAACCATCATCAACAACCTATACCACCAGGCCTATGGTCCGGTGTTATGGACGCAATCAATTGAAAAACTTCCGTCAGACACACTTTGTATTGAAGTTGGTCCAGGAAAAGTTCTCATGGGTCTAGTTCGTAAGATTAACAAAGACATTAAAGTGATCCCTCTGGATAGAGACGAAGCACTTACTGAAATTGAGGAGCTATTAAAATGATCGCAACTTACAATGATTTAAAAGGTAAAACAGTTCTTATCACTGGTGCATCTCGTGGACTTGGAAGAAAAATGGCCGAAGCTCTTGCAACTCAAGGCGCTCATGTTGTTTTCAACTACAGAGGTGATGAAGCCGCTGCTATGAAATTAAAAGAAGAACTTCAAGCAAAAGGCGCTTCAAATGTTACAGCTCTTCTTTTTGACGTAACTAATACTGCTCAAATGAAAGAAGCCGTAGAAAAATTTGTTGAAACTAACGGCCCAATTACAGGTCTGGTAAACAACGCTGGTATTTCTAAAGATCAAATCGTTCTTCGTATGAAAGAAGAAGACGTGGTTCAAACAATCAACACCAACTTAACATCAGCTATTATGCTGACTCAGATCCTTTCAAGAAGCTTCTTAAAAGCAGAGAATGTTTCAGTGGTAAACATCAGCTCAATCGTAGGTTTAATGGGGAACGCAAGCCAGATCGCCTACTCTGCTTCAAAGGCAGGATTGATCGGATTTACAAAGTCTTATGCAAAGGAGCTTGCTTCGAGAAATGTTCGTTGTAACGCAATCTGTCCAGGATTTATTACAACAGATATGACTCACGCTCTAGACGAGAAAGTAAAGGACGCTTATTTAAACTCTATCCCATTAAAACGTATGGGAGAGGCAGATGAAGTAGCGAACTTAGTTTGTTTTTTACTAAGCAGTGCATCGTCATATATCACTGGAGAAACGATTAAAATTGACGGTGGATTATATATCTAATACAAATACTAATACTTATTTTTTTAGAAGATTAATTTCAGGAGTTATTGAATGAAAGACAAGGTTATTAAACTAATCAGCGACGCTACAAAAATTGATATCGCTAAAATCAATCTTGAAACAAGTTTCGTTGACGATCTAAACCTAGACTCACTAGATATCGTAGAACTAATGATGAAAATGGAAGACGAATTTGGTGTAGAAATTCCTGAGGAAGATGCTGAAGGACTAAAAACGGTAAAAGATATCGTTGCTTACCTAGAAAAGAAACAAGCTTAATCGCTTTCTTGATTTAAGGCCTCGAAAGAGGCCTTTGTAGTTTTTACGGGATAATTTTTCGAATTAAAATGTTTACGGAGGCCATATGACCGAAGGTAAAAAACTCAACAGAGTAGCCATCACCGGTATGGGAATGATCAATGGACTTGGTCACAATCTAAAAGACGTTTGGGCAAATGCACTTGAAGGAAAATCAGGTGTGTCTTTGATCGAACAAATGAACACAGAATTACTTACGACAAAATTTGCAGGTGAAGTAAAAAACTTCGAACTAGCAAGCGACATATTAGACGCAAAAGAAGCAGCTAAATACGACCGCTTCATTCACTTTGCTATGCACTCGACTCACGAAGCTCTAGCGGATGCTGGCCTTCTTGAAAACCGTCCATACGACATGGACAGAATGGGTTGTATCCTGGGTGTTGGTATCGGTGGATTCCCGGAAATCGAAAACACAGCGAAGACTCTTTTTGAAAAAGGGCCAAGACGTGTTTCTCCTTTCTTCATTCCAGCGATCATCCCGAACATGCCATCTGGACTTGTAACGATTCGCTACAACCTTGGTGGATTAAACTTCGCTATCGCTTCAGCTTGTGCTTCAGCTGCTCACGCACTGACATCTGCTTGTTACGAAATCATGTTTGGAAGACAAGACATGATGGTTTCAGGTGGAGCTGAATCAGTTATCTGTAATCTTTCAATTGCCGGTTTCGGTAACATGAAAGCGCTTTCAAAAAGAAACGATGACCCGGCCACAGCTTCTCGTCCATACGATGCTGACCGCGATGGATTCGTTCTTGGTGAAGGTGCTGGTATTTTAATTTTAGAAAACTACGACAAAGCGGTTGCTCGTGGAGCAAAGATTTACGCTGAAATCGTGGGCCATGGTGCAACTTCGGATGCCCACCACATTACAGCTCCACACCCAGAAGGTGACGGTGCTTACAGATCAATGAAGATGGCGATTGAAGACGCTGGCGTTGATTTAAAAGAAATTGGTTACGTAAACGCTCACGGGACATCAACTCCGCTTGGAGACATCGGTGAACTAAGAGCGATCAAGAGAACATTCGGCGATCACGCTTACAACCTGAACGTATCTTCGACTAAGTCGATGACTGGTCACTTGCTTGGAGCTGCTGGTGGGATTGAAACAATCTTCTGTGCGATGGCACTTCACACAGGAATGATTCCTCCAACGATCAACGTACAAAACCTTGATCCGGAATGTGACCTGAACATCACGGCCAACAAAGCTGTGAAGAAAGACATTAAGTACGCTCTAAACAACTCGTTTGGTTTCGGTGGAACAAACTCTTCACTACTTCTCAAAAAAGTATAATAAGCAGGTTTAATTATGTTTAATAAAAATGCGACTTCAGTAAAAACTATGGACCCGGAAATCTACGCGATCATCGAAAAAGAGCGCGTTCGCCAGGAAGATGGTCTGGAGCTGATCGCTTCTGAGAACTACACTTCACAAGCGGTTATGGAAGCTCAGGGATCAATCCTGACTAACAAATACGCTGAAGGCCTTCCAAACAAGCGCTACTACGGTGGATGCGAGTTTGTTGACCAGTCTGAAATCTTAGCGATTGAAAGAGTAAACAAGATCTTCGGATCAAAGTTTGCTAACGTTCAACCGCACTCGGGTTCTCAGGCAAACATGGGAGCTTACTTCGCAACAATCAACCCGGGCGATAAAGTCCTGGGGATGAACCTTGCTGAAGGTGGGCACTTAACTCACGGGTCCCCTGTTAACTTCTCAGGAAAACTTTTTAACTTTGTGGCCTACGGACTCAACTACGAAACAGAAAGAATTGATTTCAACATCGTTCGCGAGCAAGCTAAAAAAGAACAACCAAAACTTATCGTCGCGGGAGCTTCGGCCTACCCTCGCGAAATCGACTTCAAAACGTTTAAAGAAATCGCTGATGAAGTTGGTGCAAAACTGATGGTTGATATGGCCCACATCGCAGGATTAGTCGCAGCAGGTTTACACAACTCTCCTGTTCCTCATGCTGACGTGACAACATCAACAACTCACAAAACTCTTCGCGGACCACGCGGAGGGATTATTTTAACAAACAACGAAGAACTTTTTAAAAAGCTTAACTCAAACATCTTCCCTGGTATTCAGGGGGGACCGCTTGAGCACGTGATTGCCGCTAAAGCCGTTGCTTTCCACGAAGCTCTTCAGCCAGACTACGTTGTTTATCAAAAACAAGTGATCGCCAACGCTAAAGCGCTTGCAGCTGCTTTAACAAACAAAGGCATCGCACTTGTTTCTGGTGGAACAGACAACCACCTTGTTCTGGTAAAAACAGACTCGGTTGGGCTTTCTGGTAAAGAAGCTGAGCACGCTCTTGAGCTTGCAGGTATCACATGTAACAAAAACATGGTGCCTCAAGATAAGCGCTCTCCGTTTGTGACTTCTGGTGTGCGTTTAGGAACTCCAGCGATTACAACTCGCGGATTAACTGAATCTCACATGGAAACACTCGCTTCATGGATTAACGAAGCACTAAGAAACGCTAGCAATGAAGAAGTGTTAAAGAAAATCAGAACTCAGGTCTTAGACCTTTGTAAATCATACCCGGTATATAAGTAAGTATGCATTGTCCAAGTTGTAACGCCCAAGACACGAGAGTAATCGACTCCAGAATGCTGGTGGAAGAAAACTCTGTCCGCCGTCGCCGTAAGTGCGATGCGTGTGAGACTCGTTTTACAACGTATGAGAACATTCAGATTCAAATGCCTCTTATCGTAAAGAAAGACGGTCGTCGTGAAGCTTACAACCGTGAAAAAATCATGAAAGGGTTAAATAAGGCCTGTCAGAAGAGAAACGTCTCAACTGACCAGATCAACCAACTCTTAAACAGCGTAGAGAGATCTCTCTTAGAAATCTCAAGAACAGAAGTGCGCGCCCGCGATTTAGGTGAAATCATCATGGACCGTCTAAAGGAACTTGATCGTGTTGCCTACGTTCGTTACGCCTCTTTCTACTGGGACTTCAAAGATATCGAAGAATTCGTCTACGGTCTAAAAAACAAACTACACTCAGTTAAATCTATCAGCGATAAAGGTGACAAACGTGACATCCAACACTAATACGACAAAAAGAACTATCGGCCGCGAGTACGCCTTTAAATTTATCTACAAGCACCTGCTTAATGACTTCTCGACTGAAAAAAGCGAAATCATCAATGACAGCAAAGCGCTTAACGATGCTCTCAATCTTTTCGACGACTCTTACCACGAAGAAGATTCAGAACACCCGGATAACAAAATCGACATCCACACAAAGATGTTTGCGAAGGAACTTATCTTAGGATCTCTAAGACAAGAGCCAACAAACTCTAAACTGATCGAAAAATACTTAACGAACAATAACCTTCAAAAAGTTGACCGCATGAATCTTGCTGTTCTTCTTTTAGGTTCATACGAAATCCTAAGCGACAAAGACACGCCTGCTGGTGTTTTCATCAACGAGTACGTCAACATCGCTAAAAAATACTGCCCTAATGACTCTCACGGCTTCATTAACAGTGTTTTAGATAAGATCGCTAAGGACCACCGCTAATCATGTACAAAAGCGCAAGACCGGCCTTATCCATTCTCGATCAATTCACCCCTGAGGTGCTTGGGATTTTCTGGATAACCCGCGATGAGCTTTCACGCGACCTGATTGCTTTTGACGATTTCAATTATCTTTTTGACGGGCTGATTTCCCAGTATCTTTACGGGCAGGGAGTCGGCTCGGATAAACACGCCCATATTTTTTTCACGCAGAATTTTAGCGATAAGGTTTTCCTGGCCCACTTAAGGACAAAGGATTTAACCAAGTCACAAATTTCTGGTGATATCGATGAGCAGATTGCCCTTCTTCAAGGTGGGAATCCTGCACGCAAAACAATTCTGATTTTTGATAAGACTGAACACGAATGGTTGCCTGAACTCAAAAAGCGCTATTCGCAGTTTGAGTTCAAGGCATTAGAAGCCTAATTCATTTTTTTCTAAACGATTTGAAAATGCCAGATACTAGGCGCCGAGGCGCGGGTGAGGAGACGTACACCAGTACGTCGCACGATCGAGTAACGAAAGCAACGACGTAGATGGCGTTTTAAAATTGTTTAAGGTTGAGCGCAAATGTAGGTAACCCAAGACTCGCAGTTTTCTGCTTTCAGGGATTTCTTAAAGACACCGTTTCCAGTTCCATCTTTATCCACGCCTTCCCAGTAAATATGAGTTTTAGAGAACCCTGCGTCTTCCAGGATATCCATTAACTCGCGAGCGTCCCACATTCTCCAGTCGTATTGGAAAACTTTCTCGTGTTTTACACCATCAGCAGTTTTAAAGTGAATGTAATACATACACTCTGCCGTTAATGGGTTGTAGCTACTACAGTCCCAGTAGTATGTGTGGTTTTTGTGTTTTACCGACTCTTCAAGCTCCTGACGGCTTTCAGTTCCGCCGAACATATCGATCATGAAAATCGAGTCTTTTTTCATATGTTTTCTGACTGACGAGAAGTACGCCAGAAGATCTTTTCTCTTTTTAAATAAGTAGTACGAAAAGTTAAAAGCAACAACAACGTCAGTTTTGAAATCAAAAGTCTGAAGAACGTTGGCGTTGATATATTTCATACGTTTTTGTTCGTCTTCATCAAGCTCGCTGAAGTGGTTCACAAAACCGTAAGAGATCGGCTCCATATCAAGATCAATTCCATAAGCTTTATGCTTATCACCTTGCTCTACCCATTCGCAGGCAAGCATACCAGTTCCACAGAAGTCTTCACGAAGCGTAAGAGGTGCGCGTCCATAAAGGGCCTTGTACTCTTTGTTGATGAAGTCGATGTCAGCTTGTGGGTTTTGAACCGAAGCCAGGTACAGGCGGTACTTTTCGTCGCGTGAAAGCTTAGGCGTCTTTTTCGCTGCTACTTTCTTAGTCGTTCTCTGTTCATCTCTAGTGTTGGTTCTTTTGATCGCCATGATTTGCTGCCTTGATTCCTTAGTAGTCTTTGTAAGACTTGACCTCTACGAGGCCTGATTTATAGGTTGTGTTGATAGTGTTTTTTCTTCTAAAGCGCTCATCATTGGTGATGTAGACGGCACGGGCAAGCTCAATAAAGGCCTCTCCAAAATCCTTATCCCTTTCCAAGTCGCGGATGTCGTCCTCAATCTTCCAGAGCTTCTGGTTCACATCGATCATCTGGTTTAAGTGATAATCAATGTTGTCGAGTTTCAATGAAGCCAAAGTCTTTGAGAGAGTTTCCTCTTCCCTTTGGACGTGTTTTAGCTTTTCAGTGTCAGTGATTTTTTCCAGCTTAATTTTTAAGATAGAAATCTTATCAACCAATTCACCCAAAGAAATTTCGCAATTTATGTTCATAAACTTTACTCGATGCTCACGTACTCAATTTCGATGATTTCGTAAGACTTCGTTCCTGCGGGAACTTTGAGCAAAATTGTATCACCAACTTCTTTGCCAATCAAAGAACTTCCAAGGGGGGAGCGCCAACTAATCTGGTTTTTTTCCGTATTAATCTCATCGACACCGACGATGGAAACCGTCTTCTCTTCCCCATCCTCTTCATCTGCGATGGTAACCGTTGCACCAAACTGGACTTTCTCACTTTTGACGCTTACCGGATCAACCACCACGGCCAGCTCAATGCGCGAGCTTAAAAAGCGAACGCGCTTATCAATTTCACGCATACGTTTTTTACCGTAGATGTAGTCCGCATTCTCCGATCTATCGCCGTTTGAAGCTGCCCAAGCGACAGTTTTAGTCACTTCAGGTCGCTCGACTCTGGCGAGCTGATGAAGTTCGTCCTGAAGCCTTTTAAAGCCCTTTGGCGTAATATAGTTTTTTTCTTTATTCATGAATTTTCTTTAACAGGCCTTCGCAAGCATCGAGCACTAAATCCAACACCAGGTCAAAGTCCTTTTTGGAACCGTAATACGGATCTGGGATCTCATGAAAGCGCTTTTTTAAATCTTCATTCTGAAAGTAATCAGTCATCATGCGCAGCTTAGCCGCATGTTTTTCATCTTCAGCGATTCTTTTGGCGTTAGAGAAATTGCTTTTATCCATGCAGACGATGAGATCAAATTTTTCAAAGTCAGATTTCAACAGCGGTCTTGATTTCGAAGGAAGAAGTATGTTTCTTAGTTTCGCCTGAGCAATCATGCGATGGTCTGGGTCATCCCCTTCATGAAAACCACTCGTTCCCGCTGAATCAATCAGAAAGCCCGCTTCCAGTCCCTTTTGTTTAATTAAATGCACCATGGCCCCTTCCGCCGCTGGAGAGCGACAGATGTTGCCAAGACAGACAAATAACACCTTTTTCATGCCATAAGCTTACTCTATTCCACAAATTATGCTAAGAATTTAATAGGAAACGAGGAGTAATTTATGGCAATCCGCAAAGTCATCCGCATGGGTCATCCGACATTGAGAAAAATCGCTGAACTAGTGCCTGTAAGCGAGCTTAAAACTCCAGAGTTCAAACAACTCCTGATTGATATGTACGAAACCATGAAGCACGAAGGTGGTATTGGTATCGCTGCTCCCCAGATCGACGTTTCTAAACAAGTCACACTCATCGAACTTCCAGAAAACAACTCACGCTACGGCGATCTGGAAGGAACTCCTCTTATGGTCATTATTAATCCTGTAATCAAAGACCTGACAACTGAACACCAAGGTTTCTGGGAAGGATGTTTATCTGTTCCAGGACTGCGCGGTTTTGTCGAAAGACCTAAAAAAGTTCAAATTGACTACGTTAATGAGCACGGTGAACCAAAACAAATTATCGCTGAAGATTTCTTAGCGACTGTTTTCCAACATGAACTGGATCACCTTTTTGGAAAGCTTTACATCGATCGCATCACTGATACGACAAAGATCTCTTACAATGAAGAGTTCTCGCAGTTCGTGAACGCTCACCCAGACGATCAATTGGACGAGTAGTCTTGAAAAAGATTGCCCGCATTCACTCTCCCTATAAAGAGAAATTTTCTATTCCCCGTCAGCCGGGATTAACGTCGATTGAATCGACCATTGAGCTACTTCCACCATTTAATCGCACAGAAGCGCTGATGGGGCTCGAAGCTTTTTCTCACCTGTGGGTGATCTTTGAGTTTCATGAAGTGGCGCCAACGGATAAGAGCTCTTTAACTGTTCGTCCTCCCAGATTAGGCGGGAATACCAAACAAGGTGTCTTTGCCACGCGCTCTCCTTTTAGGCCGAACAATGTTGGGTTGTCGCTGGTTAAGATTGAGAAGATTGAAGGAACGAAGATTGTTGTTTCGGGTGGAGATTTTTTAGATCAGACGCCGGTTTATGATTTGAAGCCTTATTTAAAAGAGATTGAGTCGAAGCCTGAGGCAGTGTCTGGGTGGACGGATGAGATGGAAGTTAAGAGGCTTGAAGTGGTGTTTAAATGCGAATGTGACTTTGAATTAAAAGATAAAATCGTGGACATTCTCTCTCTTGATCCCCGCCCTCGCTTTCACGAGGACGGTTACAAAACATACGGCTCAAGGCTTTTTAATGTCGATGTTCACTGGGAAGTTTTAGACAACACAGTCTTCGTCACTAAGATTCTTACTTAAGAGTACACCCTGAATCAGTCGCTCCTTGAAGGCTTAAGCCTTTTCCGGCCATTGCCGATTCTTTCTTCTTTTCTTCAAGTTTTTTAAGCACGTCTTCTTTTGTATCACATGGAGCTTCAGCAGACTTTGCTGTCTCTAATTTTTTTGGTTGTTTTTTAGCGTCAGCTGCCTGAACACTTGGTGGAAGGATCGCGCTTTTTGCTTTTGTTTGAGCGAATGTTGATGTTGAGATTGTCATCACGAAAACGATTGCTAGTACTTTCATTAAGGCTCTCCGACGGTAAAGCGAACTCTTAAAAAACTCGCTTATCTATTTTTATCTTCAAAAGCAGTAAAAATGCTACGCATTTTTTCGCTTTACTCCTCACTATAATTAAACATCTTCAAGTTCATAATTAAACGATATAAACTTCTTGGCATTTTATCCAAGATAGAAACCACAACTTTCATTCTAAACGGGAAAATATACAGCACTTTTTTCTTCTCAATCGCACGCTTAATTAACCTTGCAGCTTTATCCGCACTCATCAAAAAAGGCATCTTATGATTGTTCTGTTTCGTTAACGGAGTATCAACAAACCCCGGAGCAATCGCCGTTACGTTAATCCCTCTAGGTTTTAAATCCAGTGCGTACGATTCACAAAGTTTTAGAACCGCTGCTTTTGAAGCACTGTAAGCGCCGGCACCAGGAAGCCCCATAAATCCTGCAACTGAAGCAGTTGCAATCAAATGCCCCTTCTTTCTTGGCATCATAATCTCAAGCGCGATATCAAACGTGTTAAGAACGCCTTTAACGTTGATATCGATAATTTCGTTGGCCACTGAGAATTGTGGCGTTTTAGATTTCGCCCCTACAGATCTCCCAGCATTGGCAAAAACCATATCCAGTTCGACTGGAGCAAAATCGTGAATCGCTTTATAAAGCTCTTCTCTATTGGTGACATCCACCTCATAACAGACGAGTTGTTTGTACTTATTGCGGATTTCTGCCGGGAACTTGCTTAGGTTGCGGGCACAGACCCCTACGCGATGACCTTCTTCAAGGTAGAGTTTCGCCAAGGCCAAACCAATTCCAGTTGTTCCACCAGTAATAAAAATATTCACAGAACTCCTAAAGCAACTAAGCTGTTATTTTTGTACTAATAGTCTAGGACTTTTCCATTGGGGGGACAATCTTTAAGCATTGCGAAACGCAATTTTTTTAAGAAATCCTCAAAGTTTTATCTTGACGAAAAACCTTCGATTCCTTATATTTTAGCTTCTTTAAGATTGCTGGGGGCGTAGTTAAGTTGGTTATAACGTCTGCCTGTCACGCAGAAGGCCGAGGGTTCGAGTCCCTTCGCTCCCGCCATTTTAAGGACATACAAAAAACTAAAATAGCCTCGCTTCTAGCGGGGCTTTTTTATGCCCTTATTTCCAACCATGTGACAATGTCACACTACTAAAAACAATCAATCCGTTTCAATCTTTGCCTCATTGTTTTTAACACCTCCTTTCAATAAAATTTAATGACAGGGAGTTTTCCATGCACTTTCTCATTATCACTCTTACATTGTTTTTATCTTTCTCAGCTTGGGCCAAAAATAAAAGCACAATTATCAAAGAACCAAGCCAGATACTCCCCCTCAACGAAGAAGCTGACAGGGCCTTAAGATCAAGCCCGCTTGCAAGCGATGTTGTAGAAGACGATGCCAACCAAAAAGAATTTCACCGAAAGGCCTTTAATGCCACTAAAAAAATAGCCTCAATAATTTCAATCCCGGAAGGCGAACACATGCACTTTGTTTACGATTGTTTATTCATGCAGGAAGAAGGGCTCTACTTAAAATACTCCCACCTACCAAAAGATAAAGTTGTCTTAGCTAGAAAAATGATCGTCGAGAGCTTTAAGTAATGAAGAAATTAATTTTGACCTTGTTCATACTATCTACAAACGTCATGGCAGATGTTCTCTTTATTGACTTAAACAATGTTGAGCAAGAAATTGAGGTTGCCAGAAAAGCAGCGGCACTTCGAGGGGAAAAACTAATTGTTTTACCACTGGATCGTGACTCTTATAAAAATCCTGTCAAAAGTAAATTAGACCAAGAATATAGTCGCATTTATGCGAGATACGAAATGGCCTGCAGGAATCAAGAATCACCAGCGTGCCAAAAAGCAGCCACTGAAGTAAGTGAAATGGAAATTAGAATATCTAAAATTCCCAGTGTAAAAAATTACGACGCTGCAAAACTCCAAGAAGACATGGCGACGATAAAAGAAAACATTAGTTCTGTCATGATTTCTGGTCATGATGGAGGTGGAAACTTCACAGGAGAATTTGGACAAATCACTGGTCGTGAGTTTTTAAGTTCTTTAAAAAATTTTTCAGGAAGAGATGATATTAGATCTCTTTATCTTTTAGGCTGTAATTCAGCAACAACTCACACACTCGCCGCTCTTTGGAGAAACGCACTCCCTAAAGCTCAATTCATAGCTGGTTATGAGGGCATTGGGTATTTAAGGGATAATGGTCTGGGGCATGCATTTATTAAGAATGTTATGGCCGAAGAACAAAAGATTATTGCCTCTTCTACTATGGCCGATGCACTAAAAAAATTTCGTGCCCTCTTTTCCAATGATAAAACTCACAACACTGCTGCGAGCCTGGTTTTAAACTGTGACTCTGCCAATCCCATTTACTTATCATCAATCAATCCTGCTAAACCTTTTAGTGAAATCTATGGATGTGATCAAGATTACAAAAATAAGATCAATAGTTTTTTAAAATGTGCTGTCTCAGAAACATCTCCTTGCGAAATTACCAATCTACCAAGAGATTTAGTTGATAAGATAAAATCATGGTCAGCTTGCGGAATGACATTAACTTCAGACTTCACAGAAGCAGATAAAATACAAAACCAACTCTACATACTTCAGTCTTTTAGTGGGGTCTATTCAAAACTAAATCCATCAGTAATGTTTATGAATCTTCCAGAAGAAGTAAGAGCGCAGCTTAACATCAATCCTTCGGAGTTAAAAACTTACCCGGCAATTCTTCAAAAAATACTAGCAGTTAAGAAGTTTTATGAAAATAAATTCGACTATGCTGCGATTAAAGACATTC contains:
- a CDS encoding class I SAM-dependent methyltransferase, with protein sequence MAIKRTNTRDEQRTTKKVAAKKTPKLSRDEKYRLYLASVQNPQADIDFINKEYKALYGRAPLTLREDFCGTGMLACEWVEQGDKHKAYGIDLDMEPISYGFVNHFSELDEDEQKRMKYINANVLQTFDFKTDVVVAFNFSYYLFKKRKDLLAYFSSVRKHMKKDSIFMIDMFGGTESRQELEESVKHKNHTYYWDCSSYNPLTAECMYYIHFKTADGVKHEKVFQYDWRMWDARELMDILEDAGFSKTHIYWEGVDKDGTGNGVFKKSLKAENCESWVTYICAQP
- a CDS encoding DUF6165 family protein, translating into MNINCEISLGELVDKISILKIKLEKITDTEKLKHVQREEETLSKTLASLKLDNIDYHLNQMIDVNQKLWKIEDDIRDLERDKDFGEAFIELARAVYITNDERFRRKNTINTTYKSGLVEVKSYKDY
- the greB gene encoding transcription elongation factor GreB, whose protein sequence is MNKEKNYITPKGFKRLQDELHQLARVERPEVTKTVAWAASNGDRSENADYIYGKKRMREIDKRVRFLSSRIELAVVVDPVSVKSEKVQFGATVTIADEEDGEEKTVSIVGVDEINTEKNQISWRSPLGSSLIGKEVGDTILLKVPAGTKSYEIIEIEYVSIE
- a CDS encoding low molecular weight protein-tyrosine-phosphatase — encoded protein: MKKVLFVCLGNICRSPAAEGAMVHLIKQKGLEAGFLIDSAGTSGFHEGDDPDHRMIAQAKLRNILLPSKSRPLLKSDFEKFDLIVCMDKSNFSNAKRIAEDEKHAAKLRMMTDYFQNEDLKKRFHEIPDPYYGSKKDFDLVLDLVLDACEGLLKKIHE
- the def gene encoding peptide deformylase, with the translated sequence MAIRKVIRMGHPTLRKIAELVPVSELKTPEFKQLLIDMYETMKHEGGIGIAAPQIDVSKQVTLIELPENNSRYGDLEGTPLMVIINPVIKDLTTEHQGFWEGCLSVPGLRGFVERPKKVQIDYVNEHGEPKQIIAEDFLATVFQHELDHLFGKLYIDRITDTTKISYNEEFSQFVNAHPDDQLDE
- the tsaA gene encoding tRNA (N6-threonylcarbamoyladenosine(37)-N6)-methyltransferase TrmO; this translates as MKKIARIHSPYKEKFSIPRQPGLTSIESTIELLPPFNRTEALMGLEAFSHLWVIFEFHEVAPTDKSSLTVRPPRLGGNTKQGVFATRSPFRPNNVGLSLVKIEKIEGTKIVVSGGDFLDQTPVYDLKPYLKEIESKPEAVSGWTDEMEVKRLEVVFKCECDFELKDKIVDILSLDPRPRFHEDGYKTYGSRLFNVDVHWEVLDNTVFVTKILT
- a CDS encoding SDR family NAD(P)-dependent oxidoreductase, with the protein product MNIFITGGTTGIGLALAKLYLEEGHRVGVCARNLSKFPAEIRNKYKQLVCYEVDVTNREELYKAIHDFAPVELDMVFANAGRSVGAKSKTPQFSVANEIIDINVKGVLNTFDIALEIMMPRKKGHLIATASVAGFMGLPGAGAYSASKAAVLKLCESYALDLKPRGINVTAIAPGFVDTPLTKQNNHKMPFLMSADKAARLIKRAIEKKKVLYIFPFRMKVVVSILDKMPRSLYRLIMNLKMFNYSEE